The following proteins are encoded in a genomic region of Natronorubrum halophilum:
- a CDS encoding TIGR00341 family protein — MRLVQLTVPTGKRQLILERLEERGIDYVLTDENSNRDYTAVVYFPLPSPAVEPVLDELDEAGVDEDAYTVVVDAETVVSRRFESLREEYENGDVATDRISRQELEAEADSLTPTFAVYAIMTVISAVVATAGLLLDSPAVVVGSMVIAPLIGPALGLCVGSVIADEELFKESLLYQIVGIVLAIGAAAIFAWLVRMTNIVPPGLNIGSVGEISERLAPDLLSLVIALGAGVAGIISIATGTSVALVGVMIAAALIPPAAAAGIAIAWGQPSAAIGSTALVLVNVLSVNLAGLLTLWWAGYRPENLFSLGETQQRVRRRVIGLAVIVLVFAMFLGAITYSSYAVATFEENARIETEMVLSQEEFAEYQLLEFEVIMDDDYPFVGPERVIVTIGGPQGEISPALADTLYERINRHADNPVGVEIRSVGITER, encoded by the coding sequence GTGCGGCTCGTACAGCTGACGGTTCCGACGGGAAAGCGCCAACTGATCCTCGAGCGACTCGAGGAGCGCGGAATCGACTACGTGCTGACCGACGAGAACAGCAATCGAGACTACACCGCCGTCGTTTACTTCCCCTTACCGTCACCGGCGGTCGAACCAGTTCTCGACGAGTTGGACGAGGCGGGCGTCGACGAGGATGCCTACACGGTCGTCGTCGACGCGGAAACGGTCGTCTCACGCCGGTTCGAGTCGCTCCGCGAGGAGTACGAAAACGGCGACGTCGCGACCGATCGGATCTCGAGACAGGAACTCGAGGCCGAGGCCGATTCGCTGACGCCGACGTTCGCGGTGTACGCGATCATGACGGTCATCAGCGCCGTCGTCGCGACGGCGGGGCTCTTGCTCGACTCGCCCGCCGTCGTCGTCGGTTCGATGGTGATCGCGCCGCTGATCGGCCCGGCGCTCGGATTGTGTGTCGGCTCGGTGATCGCCGACGAAGAACTGTTCAAAGAGAGTCTGCTCTACCAGATCGTCGGCATCGTCCTCGCGATCGGTGCAGCGGCCATCTTCGCCTGGCTCGTTAGGATGACGAATATCGTCCCGCCGGGACTCAATATCGGTTCGGTCGGAGAGATTTCCGAACGGCTCGCACCGGACCTACTCTCGCTCGTGATCGCACTCGGCGCCGGCGTCGCGGGGATCATCAGTATCGCGACGGGGACGTCCGTCGCGCTCGTCGGCGTCATGATCGCGGCGGCGTTGATTCCGCCCGCCGCGGCGGCCGGCATCGCCATCGCGTGGGGACAGCCGTCGGCTGCGATCGGTTCGACGGCACTCGTGTTGGTCAACGTCCTCTCGGTGAACCTCGCCGGCCTTCTCACGCTGTGGTGGGCCGGCTACCGCCCGGAGAACCTGTTCTCGCTCGGTGAAACCCAACAGCGCGTCCGCAGGCGGGTGATCGGTCTGGCCGTCATCGTCCTCGTCTTCGCGATGTTTCTCGGTGCCATCACCTACTCCTCGTACGCCGTCGCGACCTTCGAGGAAAACGCCCGCATCGAGACCGAAATGGTCCTCTCCCAGGAGGAGTTCGCCGAGTACCAACTCCTCGAGTTCGAGGTGATCATGGACGACGACTACCCGTTCGTCGGTCCGGAGCGCGTGATCGTCACGATCGGCGGGCCACAGGGCGAGATATCGCCGGCGCTGGCCGACACGTTGTACGAGCGGATCAATCGACACGCCGACAACCCGGTGGGGGTCGAGATCAGATCCGTCGGGATCACCGAGCGCTAG